In Geopsychrobacter electrodiphilus DSM 16401, a single window of DNA contains:
- a CDS encoding ice-binding family protein — protein sequence MKKLKVGKVYLVLMVMLSVIFSSSLVFAGSQQDCNEHRDDSNRHEHSSLVYADSHLHRKHNNKEHNNNGNTKEPNNDNHSNNGNNNPPSVPPVVLTPNVLGSASLFGVFGGGAGMTNQGILTVVNGDIGTTAASTLITGFHDSNAVFTETPLNIGAVNGTVHTATAPFGSVPNAIATAAALDAQIAFDNLSPATLPGGMDVSAFGGGAGELGNRTLSPGVYLSAPGSFAIQGGDLTLDAAGNANAIWVFQMATTLTVGSPGFPQSVVLVNGAQAKNVFWQVGSAATINAAGGGTMAGTIIAYSGASFSTAGNVVPVTLNGRVLALHASVTLVNTLINVPAP from the coding sequence ATGAAGAAGTTAAAGGTCGGCAAAGTTTATCTGGTTTTGATGGTCATGCTGAGTGTTATCTTCAGCAGTTCGCTGGTTTTCGCCGGCTCCCAACAAGACTGCAATGAGCATAGGGATGATTCCAACAGGCATGAGCATAGTTCACTTGTCTATGCTGATTCCCATCTGCATCGTAAGCACAACAATAAAGAGCACAACAACAACGGTAACACCAAAGAGCCCAACAACGACAACCACAGTAACAATGGCAATAACAATCCACCCAGCGTTCCGCCCGTCGTTTTAACGCCTAACGTCCTTGGCTCCGCTTCATTGTTTGGAGTTTTCGGTGGCGGCGCCGGCATGACCAACCAGGGAATTCTGACTGTCGTTAATGGCGATATCGGCACCACCGCGGCCTCGACTTTGATCACCGGTTTCCACGACAGCAATGCCGTTTTTACCGAAACTCCCCTGAATATCGGGGCAGTCAACGGTACCGTACATACGGCCACTGCTCCATTTGGTTCGGTCCCGAACGCCATTGCCACCGCGGCGGCACTTGATGCCCAAATCGCCTTTGATAATCTCTCCCCCGCCACACTCCCCGGTGGCATGGATGTCTCCGCCTTTGGTGGTGGAGCCGGTGAACTCGGTAATCGCACCCTCAGCCCCGGAGTCTATCTCTCCGCTCCGGGTTCCTTTGCGATCCAGGGTGGTGATCTCACCCTGGATGCCGCTGGTAACGCCAATGCAATCTGGGTTTTCCAGATGGCCACCACTCTGACGGTTGGTAGTCCGGGTTTCCCCCAGAGCGTTGTTTTAGTCAATGGTGCTCAGGCCAAGAACGTCTTCTGGCAAGTCGGCAGTGCGGCAACGATTAACGCAGCTGGCGGCGGCACCATGGCCGGAACCATCATTGCTTATTCGGGAGCTAGCTTCTCGACTGCCGGCAATGTCGTCCCCGTGACTCTGAATGGCCGCGTACTGGCCCTGCACGCTTCAGTCACGCTGGTAAACACCCTGATTAACGTGCCTGCTCCCTAA
- a CDS encoding ice-binding family protein, producing the protein MKMFKSSRAYLILTVILCVIASGSLALAGSHHEKKSHHVKPAKDLPTASTTDILGSAAQFGVFGGGAGMTNQGILTIVNGDIGTTGVSTLVTGFHDSNAVFTETTMNIGQVNGTVHTATAPAGSVPNVIAAAAALDAQTAFDNLSPAALPGGIDVSAFGGGAGELGNRTLAPGVYQSAPGSFAIQGGDLTLDARGDKKAVWVFQMATTLTVGGPGAAFPQSVILVNGAQAKNVFWQVGSAATINAAGGGTMAGTIIASSGAAFSTAGNVVPVILEGRVLALHASVTLVNTQINVPAVK; encoded by the coding sequence ATGAAAATGTTCAAATCGAGTAGAGCCTACCTGATACTTACAGTCATTCTGTGTGTCATTGCCAGCGGCTCGCTGGCTCTCGCTGGATCCCATCATGAGAAAAAAAGCCACCATGTCAAGCCGGCCAAAGACCTGCCAACTGCTTCTACAACCGATATCCTTGGCTCCGCCGCACAGTTCGGCGTTTTCGGCGGCGGCGCCGGCATGACAAACCAGGGAATTCTTACCATTGTGAACGGGGATATCGGCACAACCGGTGTATCGACCCTGGTGACCGGATTCCACGATAGCAATGCCGTATTTACCGAAACCACCATGAACATCGGGCAAGTCAACGGTACCGTACACACGGCCACCGCGCCGGCCGGTTCGGTCCCGAACGTTATTGCCGCAGCGGCCGCACTTGATGCTCAAACCGCCTTCGACAATCTCTCTCCCGCAGCGCTTCCCGGTGGCATAGATGTTTCCGCCTTTGGTGGCGGAGCCGGCGAACTCGGAAATCGCACCCTCGCACCCGGTGTGTATCAGTCGGCGCCAGGTTCCTTTGCGATCCAGGGCGGAGATCTCACCCTTGATGCCCGTGGTGATAAAAAAGCGGTCTGGGTTTTCCAGATGGCAACCACACTGACGGTCGGCGGCCCGGGTGCAGCTTTCCCCCAGAGCGTCATTCTGGTGAACGGCGCGCAGGCCAAAAACGTCTTCTGGCAGGTCGGCAGTGCTGCAACAATTAACGCAGCAGGCGGCGGCACCATGGCAGGAACCATCATTGCCTCTTCCGGTGCGGCATTCTCTACAGCTGGTAACGTCGTCCCCGTGATTCTCGAAGGCCGTGTACTTGCCCTGCATGCTTCTGTCACTCTGGTAAATACCCAGATTAACGTACCCGCAGTTAAATAG
- a CDS encoding DUF3185 family protein, translating into MAKGTSQLMAIILLIAGIALLIWGSDLYGAFGNKLTRALDGSVDTKTIVVLVAGGVCTLLGLAKLRG; encoded by the coding sequence ATGGCCAAAGGAACCTCACAGCTGATGGCAATTATTCTACTGATCGCTGGAATCGCACTTCTGATCTGGGGAAGCGATCTTTACGGTGCGTTCGGCAACAAGCTTACACGAGCTCTCGACGGCTCCGTTGACACCAAAACAATTGTAGTCCTGGTCGCAGGAGGCGTCTGCACCCTCCTCGGCCTGGCTAAACTCAGAGGATAG
- a CDS encoding AI-2E family transporter, whose translation MKNKSPFEGQGNEQESSESVPATLHLPVDVRNFSLALLTLLAVIFVLNWAKAIFIPLMLGLMISYALAPFVTWMHKCRIPRAIGAAVLLLGLLGGTGSLVYSLRDDACKLIETLPDAAHKLYLSRLKDRGTSVGTMENMQKTATQLEQVANVAGAPAPDTPRGVTRVQIERPQLNIKDYLWMGTKGAVAFAGQLIMVFFLAYFLLASGDTFRRKLVKIAGPTLSRKKITLRVLDNIAEQIQRYLLVQIFTSIMVAVATWLAFLWLGLEHAAVWGIIAGVLKIMPYLGPLVVCAGTALIAFLQFGTVDMVLLVSGTSLIITSLEGYLITPWLTGRASRMSPVVVFVSVLFWGWLWGVWGLLLGVLIMMIIKAVCDHVEDLKPIGELLGD comes from the coding sequence TTGAAGAACAAATCTCCGTTCGAGGGACAAGGCAACGAGCAGGAATCTTCGGAATCGGTTCCTGCTACTCTGCACCTGCCGGTTGATGTGCGGAATTTCTCCCTCGCGCTGCTCACGCTGCTCGCGGTGATCTTCGTGCTGAACTGGGCCAAGGCAATTTTTATTCCGCTGATGCTGGGATTGATGATCAGCTATGCGCTCGCTCCGTTTGTCACCTGGATGCATAAATGCCGAATTCCTCGGGCCATCGGTGCCGCGGTCCTGCTCCTTGGCCTTTTAGGCGGAACAGGCTCGCTGGTCTATTCACTCAGAGACGATGCCTGCAAGCTGATCGAAACCCTCCCCGACGCCGCACATAAGCTTTATCTGTCCCGACTCAAGGATCGGGGAACCTCCGTCGGTACCATGGAGAATATGCAAAAAACTGCCACCCAACTCGAACAGGTAGCAAACGTCGCAGGCGCTCCGGCACCCGATACCCCGCGAGGGGTGACGCGGGTGCAGATTGAAAGACCTCAACTGAATATTAAAGATTATCTGTGGATGGGGACCAAGGGAGCTGTCGCCTTTGCCGGCCAGCTCATAATGGTCTTTTTCCTGGCGTATTTTCTGCTGGCTTCCGGCGATACCTTCCGACGCAAACTGGTCAAGATCGCCGGCCCCACCCTCAGCAGGAAAAAAATCACCCTGCGGGTGCTGGATAATATCGCCGAGCAGATTCAACGCTATCTGCTGGTACAGATCTTCACCAGCATCATGGTGGCTGTTGCGACCTGGCTCGCGTTTCTCTGGCTCGGTCTGGAACATGCGGCCGTCTGGGGGATTATCGCCGGGGTCCTCAAAATCATGCCGTATCTCGGCCCCCTCGTCGTTTGCGCCGGCACCGCCCTCATCGCGTTTCTCCAGTTCGGAACCGTCGACATGGTGCTGCTGGTTTCCGGCACCTCGCTGATCATTACCAGTCTCGAAGGGTACCTGATAACCCCCTGGCTGACCGGCCGTGCAAGTCGGATGAGCCCGGTCGTGGTGTTCGTCAGCGTGCTGTTCTGGGGCTGGTTGTGGGGGGTATGGGGTTTATTGCTGGGCGTGCTCATCATGATGATCATCAAGGCGGTCTGCGATCATGTAGAAGATTTGAAGCCCATCGGCGAACTTCTCGGTGATTAA
- a CDS encoding lmo0937 family membrane protein, whose product MLWTFCVILIVLWVLGIVTSTTMGGLIHILLVIAVIMVLVRIIQGRRI is encoded by the coding sequence ATGCTTTGGACATTTTGCGTCATACTGATCGTACTGTGGGTTTTAGGGATAGTGACCTCCACGACCATGGGCGGGCTGATCCATATTCTGCTGGTCATAGCGGTTATCATGGTCCTGGTGCGTATCATCCAGGGAAGAAGGATTTAG
- a CDS encoding sigma-54-dependent transcriptional regulator codes for MTAEILNAKILVVDDQKTNVELLEQLLSDAGYTCVTSTTNPVEVCALHHENNYDLILLDLQMPGMDGFQVMEALQAQNPEGYIPVLVITAQPGHKMRALEVGAKDFISKPFELVEVKTRIRNMLEVRMLYKKLQHHNMRLEETVQERTSDLTSANMQLIQEVEERKKAEKSLHKSYAEIRQLKDRLKEENVYLRNEVDKKYNFGEIVGQSDALAVVYSQVQQVAPMNATVLLLGETGTGKGVVARAIHRSSTRKDHPIITVNCTTLPATLVESELFGREKGAFTGSDTRQIGRFELANGGTIFLDEIGEMPLELQSKLLRVIQDGEFERLGSPRTIKTDVRIIAATNRDLKEEIRTGKFRQDLYYRLNVFPITLPPLRERKEDIPLLVNHFVAIFNKKIGKKIETVSTNTLNHLHEYHWPGNVRELESIIERAVITSQGNSLQVLDRFEMIQAVADVGASEVENQEIKALADLEHDHICQVLQQTGWRIEGKSGAALLLGLNPSTLRARMRKMGIARQ; via the coding sequence ATGACCGCCGAAATTTTAAACGCCAAAATCCTGGTTGTCGATGATCAGAAGACCAATGTGGAGCTGCTGGAACAGTTGCTGAGTGACGCTGGCTATACCTGCGTGACTTCAACGACGAACCCTGTAGAAGTCTGTGCGCTGCACCACGAAAATAATTACGATTTGATCCTGCTCGACCTGCAGATGCCGGGAATGGATGGATTTCAGGTGATGGAAGCCCTTCAGGCCCAAAACCCGGAGGGCTATATTCCGGTTCTGGTGATTACCGCCCAACCGGGACACAAGATGCGGGCCCTCGAAGTCGGCGCAAAGGATTTCATCAGCAAGCCATTTGAACTGGTCGAAGTCAAGACGCGGATCCGCAATATGCTGGAAGTGCGGATGCTGTACAAAAAACTCCAGCATCACAACATGCGGCTGGAAGAGACGGTGCAAGAGCGGACGAGTGACCTGACCAGTGCGAATATGCAACTCATCCAGGAAGTAGAGGAACGTAAAAAGGCAGAAAAATCCCTGCATAAATCCTATGCGGAGATAAGACAGCTGAAAGACCGGCTCAAAGAGGAGAATGTTTACCTGCGGAATGAGGTGGACAAAAAATACAATTTCGGCGAAATCGTCGGTCAAAGTGATGCCCTTGCGGTCGTATATTCACAGGTCCAACAGGTCGCACCCATGAATGCAACCGTGCTGTTGCTGGGGGAGACCGGCACCGGTAAAGGGGTGGTGGCGCGAGCAATCCATCGCAGCAGCACGCGCAAGGACCATCCCATTATTACGGTCAACTGCACGACGCTTCCTGCTACTCTGGTGGAAAGCGAGCTCTTCGGCCGGGAAAAGGGAGCGTTTACCGGTTCTGATACCCGGCAGATCGGCCGCTTTGAGCTGGCCAACGGAGGCACTATTTTTCTCGACGAAATTGGTGAAATGCCTTTGGAACTGCAAAGCAAACTCCTGCGAGTGATTCAGGACGGCGAGTTTGAGCGGCTGGGCAGCCCCCGCACCATCAAGACCGATGTGCGGATCATCGCGGCCACCAACCGTGATTTGAAAGAAGAGATTCGCACCGGCAAGTTCAGGCAGGATCTCTATTACCGGCTCAACGTGTTCCCTATCACCCTGCCGCCCTTAAGGGAGCGCAAGGAAGATATCCCGCTGCTGGTCAACCATTTCGTTGCCATCTTCAACAAAAAAATCGGGAAGAAAATAGAGACGGTCTCGACCAACACTCTGAACCATCTCCATGAGTATCACTGGCCCGGCAACGTGCGGGAGCTGGAAAGCATCATCGAGCGGGCGGTCATTACCAGCCAGGGAAATTCACTTCAGGTTCTGGACCGCTTTGAAATGATCCAGGCTGTGGCGGATGTGGGAGCCAGTGAGGTTGAAAACCAGGAAATCAAGGCCCTCGCTGATCTGGAACACGATCATATCTGCCAGGTGCTGCAGCAAACCGGGTGGCGCATCGAAGGAAAAAGCGGCGCGGCGCTCCTTTTGGGTCTCAACCCCAGCACCCTGCGTGCCCGCATGCGAAAAATGGGCATTGCCAGGCAATAG
- a CDS encoding DUF1207 domain-containing protein yields the protein MQKLILFLILVLFFPLITGFSAVQTEKAEPVANRSAILFPVDSLFVNSLSSAKEPRTYVTWLRLNLPGSSLNVGSVGFGDSFGLVRVPGWGETDAWQLGISGAVLAQFNMDAESLDLVNADYIIGFPLGYRNGVWSARARLFHQSSHLGDEFLLLPQNAELKKPRINLSFETIELLAGWDWKGLRLTAGPSYIVHTSTPLKRFSAQAGIDYLLTKPVITSTAYPFASVLWHSWAETDWDTDLTVKAGVNIRSPYAEKRSIQIFGEYYHGNLPFGQFYALRAEYFGGGINISF from the coding sequence ATGCAAAAGTTAATTTTATTCCTGATTCTGGTCCTGTTTTTTCCTCTCATTACCGGATTCAGCGCTGTGCAAACGGAGAAGGCGGAGCCGGTCGCCAACCGCTCTGCGATCCTCTTTCCGGTGGATTCTCTCTTCGTGAATTCATTGTCGAGCGCCAAGGAACCTCGCACCTATGTCACCTGGCTGCGCCTTAACCTCCCCGGCAGCAGCTTAAACGTTGGTTCGGTCGGGTTTGGCGATAGCTTCGGGCTGGTGCGCGTGCCTGGGTGGGGTGAGACCGATGCCTGGCAGCTGGGTATCAGCGGGGCAGTCCTTGCCCAGTTCAATATGGACGCCGAATCCCTCGATCTGGTCAACGCGGATTATATTATCGGCTTCCCGCTGGGTTATCGAAATGGGGTCTGGTCTGCCCGGGCGCGTCTCTTCCACCAGTCTTCTCACCTGGGGGACGAGTTTCTGCTGCTGCCTCAGAACGCTGAACTGAAGAAACCTCGCATCAACTTAAGCTTCGAGACCATCGAACTGCTCGCCGGTTGGGATTGGAAAGGTCTGCGCCTCACCGCCGGACCCTCCTATATTGTCCATACCTCGACCCCCCTCAAGCGCTTCAGCGCTCAGGCGGGGATAGATTATCTCCTCACCAAGCCCGTCATCACCTCAACAGCTTACCCCTTTGCCAGCGTTCTCTGGCATTCCTGGGCAGAAACCGACTGGGATACGGACCTAACCGTCAAGGCCGGTGTCAACATTCGCAGCCCCTATGCCGAGAAACGCTCGATTCAGATATTTGGTGAGTACTATCACGGCAATTTGCCCTTCGGCCAATTCTACGCCTTGCGCGCCGAGTACTTTGGCGGGGGCATCAACATCTCTTTTTAA
- a CDS encoding DUF2914 domain-containing protein: MGIKTLYQQHEARLTAIRRFLPGLAFISGFTWDSVSMGRVVSFYDLLILTTYYFGAGLILVLLVREIQPRWQNWFTFLIQFFFGSLFSALVVFYFKSSGSLYTFLVVIFLALMLVSNEFIAERYRSRTLTWTMFAACGTMYLNFLIPHVVHSIKPVWFYLSCIFSLTVVFAIHGFAYAKQRESMTIETKRLQYLRELLQMAPSLAVVALLVVLYQFQLIPPVPLVLKESYICKDFSSENGVYQCQAERQSLARALGFGGDVIHITKGEKIYNLSAVFAPTRITVDLEQRWWLWNEQLGSWLASGVVPLPMVGGRKNGWRTYSYIQASTQAGDWKVETALKDGAVLAVAYFTAKDQVEPAPRTHAVRVL, encoded by the coding sequence ATGGGAATAAAAACCTTGTATCAGCAGCATGAAGCACGCCTTACCGCCATCAGGCGCTTTCTGCCAGGCCTCGCGTTTATTAGCGGTTTTACCTGGGATTCGGTGTCCATGGGGCGGGTGGTTTCATTTTATGACCTCCTTATTCTTACCACTTACTATTTCGGCGCGGGTCTGATCCTCGTCCTTCTGGTGCGAGAGATACAACCCCGCTGGCAAAACTGGTTCACCTTTCTTATCCAGTTTTTTTTCGGCAGCCTGTTCAGCGCCCTGGTGGTCTTTTATTTCAAGAGTTCCGGTTCCCTGTACACTTTTCTGGTCGTGATATTCCTGGCTTTGATGCTGGTTTCCAACGAATTTATTGCCGAAAGATATCGGAGCCGGACCCTGACCTGGACCATGTTTGCCGCTTGCGGCACCATGTATCTTAATTTTCTTATCCCTCACGTCGTCCACTCTATCAAGCCGGTCTGGTTTTATCTGAGCTGCATTTTCAGTCTGACGGTGGTTTTCGCGATCCACGGCTTCGCTTACGCCAAGCAACGCGAATCCATGACAATTGAAACCAAAAGATTGCAGTATCTCAGGGAGTTACTACAAATGGCCCCGTCCCTGGCAGTGGTTGCCCTGCTGGTGGTTCTCTATCAGTTTCAACTCATTCCACCCGTGCCGCTGGTCTTGAAGGAAAGCTATATCTGCAAGGACTTCAGCAGCGAGAACGGAGTCTATCAGTGTCAGGCCGAAAGACAATCCCTGGCACGGGCCCTGGGCTTTGGTGGTGACGTCATTCATATTACCAAAGGGGAGAAGATCTATAACCTGAGCGCAGTCTTTGCGCCGACCCGCATAACTGTCGACCTGGAGCAACGTTGGTGGTTATGGAATGAGCAGCTCGGCAGCTGGCTGGCCAGTGGTGTGGTGCCCCTCCCGATGGTCGGGGGGCGTAAGAATGGGTGGCGCACTTACAGTTACATCCAGGCCAGCACTCAAGCGGGAGACTGGAAAGTAGAAACCGCCCTTAAGGATGGTGCGGTGCTTGCCGTTGCCTACTTCACGGCCAAAGATCAAGTAGAGCCAGCGCCCCGAACCCATGCGGTCAGGGTACTCTAG
- a CDS encoding MlaD family protein, with protein sequence MSEENQKNKETIATATTQSPVKGPDKTQGQPLPKPKLGKKPSLILAWLVPLLAIGLTGFFVYHSLPEKGLDIRILAKNGAAIDPQRTLLKYRGVRVGIVSQVGLNDSAEQVVIEATLDNDYRDFAKEKSQFWVVRPEISLAGVQGLDTIVSGPYINLRPGNGKQKLEFEALSSPAVSDNLGEGLRLQIKSPRLGAMKIGTQIMYREVTIGEVYNFKLSETAQFVRLLVFIEEPYKNLIRKNSVFWNAGGFDLNVSLFGAKITTESIKGILTGGIGVATPEDPAEVVQDGAVFELREKQQGEWLEWAPSIDVMGGKNEGRSHEAPKKKKTLEEHKGAFFSNPHA encoded by the coding sequence ATGAGTGAAGAGAATCAGAAGAACAAAGAGACCATCGCAACGGCAACGACTCAATCACCAGTGAAGGGACCGGACAAAACACAAGGGCAACCCTTGCCGAAGCCGAAGCTGGGCAAAAAGCCCAGCCTGATATTAGCCTGGCTGGTGCCACTGCTTGCCATCGGCCTGACAGGGTTTTTCGTCTATCACAGCCTGCCCGAGAAAGGTCTGGATATACGTATTCTGGCAAAAAATGGTGCTGCCATCGATCCTCAACGTACCTTGCTTAAATATCGCGGCGTGCGGGTCGGCATCGTCAGCCAGGTGGGCCTGAATGACAGCGCTGAACAGGTCGTGATTGAGGCTACGCTGGACAATGATTACCGCGACTTTGCTAAAGAAAAATCTCAGTTCTGGGTCGTTCGTCCCGAGATTTCCTTAGCCGGGGTTCAAGGTCTGGATACCATCGTTTCGGGCCCCTATATCAACCTGCGGCCCGGAAACGGAAAACAGAAATTAGAATTTGAAGCGCTCTCTTCGCCAGCTGTATCCGATAATTTAGGTGAAGGGTTGCGGCTGCAGATTAAATCTCCGCGCTTGGGGGCGATGAAGATCGGCACCCAAATAATGTATCGCGAGGTGACCATTGGCGAGGTTTATAATTTTAAGCTTTCGGAAACCGCGCAGTTTGTGCGTCTTCTGGTTTTCATCGAGGAGCCATACAAAAATCTGATTCGGAAAAACAGCGTTTTCTGGAATGCCGGCGGATTTGACCTGAATGTTTCACTGTTCGGAGCGAAGATCACCACCGAATCTATCAAAGGTATTTTAACCGGAGGAATTGGGGTCGCAACACCAGAAGATCCCGCGGAAGTCGTCCAAGATGGTGCAGTGTTCGAGCTCCGTGAAAAGCAGCAAGGGGAATGGTTGGAATGGGCGCCCAGTATTGATGTTATGGGAGGCAAAAACGAAGGCCGCAGTCACGAGGCACCGAAAAAGAAGAAAACGCTGGAGGAACATAAGGGAGCGTTTTTTTCAAATCCACATGCCTAG
- a CDS encoding paraquat-inducible protein A codes for MKTTMTRVDSVLICPVCSQQHQAVPFASSTTVSCARCGSVIIRGGSKSVSQTLAFSIAALILYIPANIYPILSMEKLGVYSENTIWQGVRELFHHGYWGISVLVFLASIFIPLLKVLVMIYLSLARHHGGRQKLKLGLFRLVERIGPWSMLDVFLVAILVSLVKLGDLATVHPESGLTAFAAVVVLTLFASASFEVSVLWEKEDEI; via the coding sequence ATGAAGACAACTATGACAAGAGTTGACAGCGTACTGATTTGTCCCGTTTGTTCTCAACAGCACCAGGCCGTTCCTTTCGCATCGTCCACCACCGTAAGTTGTGCCCGATGCGGGTCGGTCATCATTCGCGGCGGATCAAAAAGTGTCAGTCAAACCCTGGCGTTCTCCATTGCGGCCCTGATTCTTTATATCCCGGCCAACATTTATCCAATCCTGTCCATGGAAAAGCTTGGTGTCTATTCTGAAAATACCATCTGGCAAGGGGTAAGGGAGTTATTTCACCATGGCTATTGGGGAATTTCAGTTCTGGTGTTTTTGGCCAGCATATTCATTCCCTTACTGAAAGTTCTGGTTATGATTTACCTCTCCCTGGCGCGACACCACGGCGGCAGGCAAAAGCTAAAGCTGGGTCTTTTCAGGTTGGTGGAGCGCATCGGTCCCTGGTCAATGCTCGACGTTTTTCTGGTAGCGATCCTTGTGTCTCTGGTTAAACTGGGCGATTTGGCAACCGTCCATCCTGAATCAGGATTGACTGCTTTTGCCGCTGTGGTGGTTTTAACTCTGTTTGCCTCGGCGAGTTTTGAGGTTTCCGTGCTCTGGGAAAAGGAGGATGAAATATGA
- a CDS encoding YtxH domain-containing protein: MSEKNSNGLGLTFLAFTLGAAIGGGLALLTAPRSGAESREKMRGMVDDKRVKLDELTEDAETRIKKVIQESHEVLEKKVDLIKAALKAGKDAIDAEKAKQKKSTKADTPADA, translated from the coding sequence ATGTCAGAAAAAAATTCGAACGGATTGGGCCTGACTTTTTTAGCGTTTACCCTGGGTGCAGCCATCGGAGGGGGGCTGGCATTGTTAACTGCTCCCCGTTCCGGGGCGGAATCGCGGGAAAAGATGCGAGGAATGGTGGACGACAAACGGGTGAAATTGGATGAACTGACAGAGGACGCGGAAACCCGAATAAAAAAAGTGATTCAGGAGAGTCATGAGGTTCTTGAGAAGAAGGTTGATCTTATCAAGGCCGCACTTAAAGCGGGCAAGGACGCGATAGACGCAGAAAAAGCTAAACAGAAAAAATCAACCAAAGCAGACACACCTGCCGATGCTTAG
- a CDS encoding sigma 54-interacting transcriptional regulator → MRTLIPPEKHSFETKVAPQLKFDEIIGRSAALAKVFQSVKQVAPLNAPVLLLGESGTGKGMIARMIYHCSARKNKPMITVNCAALPENRIARELLGEEKEEGAGVDNRQIGRFEMAVGGTLFLDEIGNLSLELQRKLLRVIQDGELELLGSLRTIKTDVRIILATNRNLKKEIPNSKSRQDLYAQLNLFSITLPPLRERKEDIPLLVDHFLGQFNQKLGREVTTVPEATLKKLQEYPWPGNLWELESVIERAVIISQGSTLQVLNCFDEDRQTEGVVGQGVVALIDLERDYVFQVLQDAGWRIDGKNGAALLLGLNPSTLRARMRKLGIVRS, encoded by the coding sequence TTGAGAACCCTCATACCACCAGAAAAGCATTCCTTCGAGACAAAGGTCGCGCCGCAGTTAAAATTCGACGAAATAATAGGTCGAAGCGCCGCTCTTGCGAAGGTGTTTCAGAGTGTAAAGCAGGTTGCGCCCCTGAATGCTCCTGTTCTTCTTCTGGGTGAGTCCGGCACTGGGAAGGGCATGATCGCTCGCATGATTTACCATTGCAGTGCGCGCAAAAACAAGCCGATGATCACGGTCAACTGTGCAGCTTTGCCGGAGAACCGTATCGCCCGCGAACTTTTAGGGGAAGAAAAAGAGGAAGGAGCTGGAGTCGATAACCGACAGATCGGACGCTTCGAAATGGCCGTTGGCGGTACCCTTTTTCTTGACGAAATCGGTAACCTGTCGCTGGAGCTGCAACGCAAGCTCCTGCGGGTGATTCAGGATGGTGAGTTAGAACTCCTGGGGAGTCTCCGCACCATCAAGACCGATGTGCGGATCATTCTGGCCACCAACCGCAATTTAAAAAAAGAAATCCCCAACAGCAAGTCCCGGCAAGACCTCTATGCCCAACTCAATCTTTTTTCCATCACCCTGCCGCCGCTCCGGGAACGCAAGGAAGATATCCCGCTGCTCGTCGATCACTTTCTAGGCCAATTTAATCAGAAGCTTGGCAGGGAGGTAACGACCGTTCCTGAAGCGACCCTGAAGAAACTTCAGGAATATCCCTGGCCCGGAAACCTGTGGGAATTAGAGAGCGTCATCGAGCGGGCTGTTATCATCAGTCAGGGTTCAACTCTCCAGGTTTTGAACTGCTTTGACGAGGATCGACAGACAGAAGGAGTGGTGGGGCAGGGTGTTGTGGCTTTGATCGACCTGGAACGTGATTATGTTTTTCAGGTGTTGCAGGATGCTGGCTGGCGCATCGATGGCAAAAACGGAGCGGCACTTCTGTTGGGCCTCAATCCCAGCACCCTCCGCGCCCGGATGCGGAAACTGGGGATCGTCCGGTCATAA